The Rhizobium rhododendri nucleotide sequence TGTAGAGAACATGGACCGTGTCAGGTACGATGTAATCCAGCAAGCGCTGGTAGTGGGTGATGACGATAGTGGCGCGATCCGGCGACCGCAGCGCGTTGACGCCATCGGCAACGATCTTCAGGGCGTCGATGTCGAGGCCCGAATCCGTCTCGTCGAGGATGCAGAGTTTGGGCTGCAGCAGCGCCATCTGAAGGATCTCGGCGCGCTTCTTCTCGCCGCCGGAAAAGCCGACATTGAGCGGACGCTTCAGCATCGCGGTATCAATTTGAAGCTTGGCTGCAGATTCCTTGACAAGGCGCATGAAATCCGGCGTCTTGAGTTCTTCCTCGCCGCGCGCCTTGCGCTGTTCGTTCATCGCCACCTTGAGGAACTGCATGGTGGCCACGCCCGGGATCTCGACCGGATACTGGAAGGCAAGGAAGATACCCTTCGACGCACGTTCGGCAGCGTCGAGTTCCAGGATACTTTCCCCGTTATAAAGGATCTCGCCCTCGGTGACTTCATAGTCGCTGCGACCGGAGAGGATGTAGGACAGCGTCGACTTGCCGGAGCCGTTCGGACCCATGATGGC carries:
- the sufC gene encoding Fe-S cluster assembly ATPase SufC; translation: MLEIRNLHARIAEDGTEIIRGLNLTVKAGEVAAIMGPNGSGKSTLSYILSGRSDYEVTEGEILYNGESILELDAAERASKGIFLAFQYPVEIPGVATMQFLKVAMNEQRKARGEEELKTPDFMRLVKESAAKLQIDTAMLKRPLNVGFSGGEKKRAEILQMALLQPKLCILDETDSGLDIDALKIVADGVNALRSPDRATIVITHYQRLLDYIVPDTVHVLYKGQIIKTGDKTLAHDLEANGYADIIGAAA